In Microbacterium sp. ABRD28, the genomic stretch CCTCGTCCACGGCCTCGGTTCGAGCGCGGCGCTGATGTGGCGCTTCGGCGTGGCCCTGGCCGAGGACGGCTGGCGTGCCGACGCCGTCGACCTGCGCGGGCACGGCGTCGCCCCGCGCGTGCTCGACTACACGATCCCCGCCTACGCCGCCGACCTCGCCCACGCCCGCCCCCAGGCGGGCGATGAGACGTGGGATCTCGTCATCGGCCACTCCCTCGGCGGCGCGGCGACCACGCTGGCCGCCGCCGACACTCCCGGATGGGCGCGCCGCGTCATCCTGATCGATCCCGCCATCCACCTCTCCGACCACGACCGCGAGGTCGTGCGACGCAGTCAGGAAGAGGCCTTCGCCGACCCGACGGAGGTCGCTGTGCGCGCGGCGCACCCGCAGTGGCATCCCCATGACATCGAGCTGAAAGCCCTCGCGGCCCGGCAGGCCAGCCGGTGGGCGGTGGAGCAGACGAGCCTGCAGAACCCCACGTGGGACGTGCGTGAAGCCCTGTCGCGCCTCGATGTCGACGTGGACATCCTGGCCGCCGATCCGGCGGTGTACAGCATCTTCGACGGCCCGCTCGCCACCGAGGTGCTCGCAGCCAACAC encodes the following:
- a CDS encoding alpha/beta hydrolase; this encodes MFPVTLPRISWGDPRAGRRALLVHGLGSSAALMWRFGVALAEDGWRADAVDLRGHGVAPRVLDYTIPAYAADLAHARPQAGDETWDLVIGHSLGGAATTLAAADTPGWARRVILIDPAIHLSDHDREVVRRSQEEAFADPTEVAVRAAHPQWHPHDIELKALAARQASRWAVEQTSLQNPTWDVREALSRLDVDVDILAADPAVYSIFDGPLATEVLAANTRVRMTVVAGAGHSPHRDKPEETVAELRRVMQGRRTMGS